The following are encoded in a window of Bordetella genomosp. 10 genomic DNA:
- a CDS encoding Bug family tripartite tricarboxylate transporter substrate binding protein, giving the protein MGDPTPPFSRRRFAAAMAALLLLPAARAADTASPYPDRPIRLVIPYAPGGGLTVVGRPLAQRLSERLGQPVIIDPRPGAGTTLGTAVVAHAPADGYTLLLTLAAFATGPAVYAHLPYDIERDFAPVSTVSASTSILAVPPSLPVHTLAELKAYALRKPGGVNYASSGQGGDMHLSIASLFKKAGIPGTHVPYNGGGPAVNALLAGQVDVMLVPASFGLPLVLGERLRPIAVTSPQRWRKDLTQVPTLAEAGFEGVDLDGWSGVFAPAGTPRPVIARLNREINAILAEPAFRDYLASVNLRPLGSTPQAFAATIRQDAGRWREVALQIGLQPE; this is encoded by the coding sequence ATGGGCGACCCCACCCCTCCGTTCTCGCGGCGCCGCTTTGCCGCGGCGATGGCGGCCCTGTTGCTGCTGCCCGCCGCGCGTGCCGCGGACACCGCCAGCCCATACCCTGACCGGCCGATACGCCTGGTCATTCCCTATGCGCCCGGCGGCGGCCTGACCGTCGTCGGCCGCCCGCTGGCGCAACGCCTGTCGGAACGGCTGGGACAACCCGTCATCATCGACCCGAGGCCGGGCGCCGGCACGACGCTGGGCACCGCCGTGGTCGCGCACGCGCCGGCCGACGGCTATACCTTGCTGCTGACCCTGGCCGCATTCGCCACGGGGCCCGCCGTCTACGCGCACCTGCCCTACGACATCGAACGGGATTTCGCGCCCGTATCCACGGTCAGCGCATCCACCTCCATCCTGGCAGTGCCGCCCTCCCTGCCCGTGCATACGCTCGCCGAACTGAAGGCGTACGCCCTGCGCAAGCCTGGCGGCGTCAACTACGCCTCCAGCGGACAAGGGGGCGACATGCACCTGTCCATCGCGTCGCTGTTCAAGAAAGCCGGCATCCCGGGCACCCATGTTCCCTACAACGGCGGCGGCCCGGCCGTGAACGCGCTGTTGGCGGGACAGGTCGACGTCATGCTCGTACCCGCTTCCTTCGGCCTGCCATTGGTGCTCGGCGAAAGACTGCGCCCCATCGCGGTGACCTCGCCGCAACGTTGGCGCAAGGACCTGACCCAGGTGCCCACGCTTGCCGAGGCCGGTTTCGAAGGCGTGGACCTGGACGGCTGGTCCGGCGTGTTCGCGCCCGCCGGCACGCCGCGCCCCGTCATCGCCAGGCTGAACCGCGAAATCAACGCCATCCTTGCCGAACCGGCCTTCAGGGACTATCTGGCCAGCGTCAACCTGCGACCGCTGGGCAGCACGCCGCAGGCATTCGCAGCCACGATCAGGCAAGACGCCGGGCGGTGGCGCGAGGTGGCCCTGCAAATCGGCCTGCAACCGGAGTA
- a CDS encoding acyl-CoA dehydrogenase family protein produces the protein MARPPRNTEAFVPPAMQAAAPQAHEGAARPGIPPHTSASPPWRQADVLPAGLSAWLDAHADALDSGAQDPATLLPALADAGLFRWGVPAAYGGIPDTDAGHAIEAIAAVGSLSMAAAFVGWSQRSFIEFLLHTPNRALAGRWLPELVRGRMAGATALSNAMKYLSGIESLQISAREDGAAWRLDGVMPWVTNLRPQGFLVAAAVARPDGQAAVVALPHDAPGLARGADLELMGLRSTNTAAITVAHTPAGEASLLHADARAYLPALRPVFVGLQCALSIGLARRGVEEARSACPGGAAGAILAASVDALSRRVEAASAALIAGVRAGALASRPLDLFELRIELAESAGAAVQLELQACGGAAYLTGRRPGFARRWREAAFVPIVTPSLLQLRTEIARKRGDGGADR, from the coding sequence ATGGCGCGCCCGCCCAGAAATACCGAAGCCTTCGTTCCCCCCGCCATGCAGGCGGCTGCGCCGCAAGCCCACGAAGGCGCGGCGCGCCCTGGAATCCCGCCGCATACGTCGGCCTCGCCGCCATGGCGGCAGGCGGATGTCTTGCCGGCCGGGCTGTCGGCCTGGCTGGACGCGCACGCGGACGCGCTGGACAGCGGCGCGCAGGATCCCGCCACGCTCTTGCCCGCGCTGGCCGACGCCGGCCTGTTCCGGTGGGGCGTCCCCGCCGCGTACGGCGGCATCCCCGATACGGACGCCGGTCATGCCATCGAGGCGATCGCGGCGGTGGGCAGCCTTTCGATGGCGGCGGCGTTCGTGGGCTGGAGCCAGCGCTCCTTCATCGAGTTCCTGCTGCATACGCCCAACCGCGCGCTTGCCGGGCGATGGCTGCCGGAACTGGTGCGGGGGCGCATGGCGGGCGCCACCGCGCTGTCCAATGCGATGAAGTACTTGTCCGGCATCGAATCGCTGCAGATCTCGGCGCGCGAGGACGGCGCGGCGTGGCGCCTGGACGGCGTCATGCCCTGGGTGACGAACCTGCGGCCGCAGGGTTTCCTGGTCGCGGCCGCCGTCGCGCGGCCGGACGGGCAGGCCGCCGTCGTGGCGCTGCCCCATGACGCGCCGGGCCTCGCGCGCGGCGCCGACCTGGAACTCATGGGCCTGCGCTCGACCAATACCGCGGCCATTACCGTGGCCCACACGCCCGCCGGCGAGGCGTCCTTGCTGCATGCCGACGCACGCGCGTACCTGCCGGCCTTGCGGCCGGTGTTCGTGGGCTTGCAGTGCGCCTTGTCCATCGGGCTCGCGCGGCGTGGCGTGGAGGAAGCGCGGTCCGCATGCCCGGGCGGCGCGGCCGGCGCCATCCTGGCGGCGTCCGTCGACGCGCTGTCGCGTCGCGTGGAGGCGGCCAGCGCCGCCTTGATCGCGGGGGTGCGCGCGGGCGCGCTGGCGTCCCGGCCATTGGATCTTTTCGAATTGCGCATCGAGCTGGCGGAAAGCGCGGGCGCGGCGGTGCAACTGGAGTTGCAGGCCTGTGGCGGGGCGGCCTATCTGACCGGGCGCCGCCCGGGCTTCGCCCGCCGTTGGCGGGAAGCGGCCTTTGTCCCCATCGTGACGCCCAGCCTGCTGCAACTGAGAACCGAGATAGCCCGCAAGCGCGGCGACGGGGGCGCAGACCGATGA
- a CDS encoding ABC transporter ATP-binding protein produces the protein MIAGAPVILRARRVSVAYDALGKRLLDGIDLDLAAGEIVAVLGASGVGKSSLLRALAGLQPLAGGEIEMAGQPLEGVHPAVAVAFQDPALLPWLSLERNVAYGLNFRRQPAVDAAVRRARVDRAIEEVGLSTARHLRPAQLSGGMAQRAALARCLARQPRVLLLDEPFGALDEVTRAGMQQLLLKVVADFGTATLLITHDIDEALAVADRVLLLGGAPGRIAASWRIDAAHPREDGMGALRAEIYDRLHESIRLAAASPCHSRQQTA, from the coding sequence ATGATCGCCGGCGCACCTGTCATCCTGCGCGCCCGCCGCGTCAGCGTGGCGTACGACGCGCTCGGCAAGCGTCTCCTGGACGGCATCGATCTCGATCTCGCGGCGGGCGAGATCGTGGCGGTGCTGGGCGCCAGCGGGGTCGGGAAGTCCAGCCTGCTGCGCGCCTTGGCGGGCTTGCAGCCCTTGGCCGGCGGCGAGATCGAGATGGCCGGCCAGCCCTTGGAGGGCGTGCATCCGGCGGTGGCCGTGGCGTTCCAGGATCCGGCCTTGTTGCCGTGGCTGAGCTTGGAACGGAACGTGGCCTACGGACTGAATTTCCGGCGCCAGCCGGCGGTGGATGCTGCCGTCCGGCGCGCGCGGGTGGACCGCGCCATCGAGGAAGTCGGCTTGTCGACGGCGCGCCATCTGCGTCCCGCGCAGTTGTCCGGCGGCATGGCGCAGCGCGCGGCGCTGGCGCGCTGCCTGGCGCGCCAGCCGCGGGTGCTGCTGCTGGACGAACCCTTCGGCGCCCTGGATGAAGTGACCCGCGCGGGCATGCAGCAGCTCCTGCTCAAGGTCGTGGCGGACTTCGGCACCGCCACCCTGTTGATCACGCACGATATCGACGAGGCCCTGGCCGTTGCCGACCGGGTGCTGCTGCTGGGCGGCGCGCCGGGCCGGATCGCCGCGTCGTGGCGTATCGACGCGGCCCATCCGCGTGAAGACGGGATGGGCGCATTGCGCGCCGAAATCTATGACCGCCTGCACGAATCCATCCGGCTGGCGGCGGCTTCCCCCTGCCATTCCAGACAACAGACTGCATAG
- a CDS encoding ABC transporter substrate-binding protein: MCFDTMTRRDMLKLSALFSAGGALPLLTALQARAQSEPDAPVRIGYLPITDATPLLVAHNNGYFEQAGLKAEKPTLLRSWAQVIEAFISGQVNVVHLLSPMTLWARYGSQVPAKVVAWNHIGGSALTVQPEVNDVADLAGKTVAIPFWHSIHNVVLQYLLRENGLTAVVRKGGGVGPKEVNLVVMAPSDMPPALAQKQIAGYIVAEPFNAVAETMGIGKVLRFTGDVWRDHACCVVFMHERDLQERPVWSQGVVSAIVKAQAWIRTHRAETAQLLSKEGANRYTPHTLAALDKVLAPPASDEQSYLATRAIRHPQWAEKRIDFQPYPFASYTEELVRRLQGTLIEGEHGFLASLDPAKAARDLVDDRYVRRAIEENGGAAGFGLPASYERSEAVQA; encoded by the coding sequence ATGTGCTTCGATACCATGACCCGGCGCGATATGTTGAAGTTGTCCGCGCTGTTCTCCGCGGGCGGCGCCTTGCCGCTGCTCACGGCGCTGCAGGCGCGCGCGCAAAGCGAGCCCGACGCGCCGGTGCGCATCGGCTACCTGCCCATCACCGACGCGACCCCGCTGCTGGTCGCGCACAACAACGGCTATTTCGAGCAGGCGGGCCTCAAGGCCGAGAAGCCGACGCTGCTGCGGAGCTGGGCGCAGGTGATCGAGGCGTTCATTTCGGGGCAGGTCAACGTGGTGCACTTGCTCTCGCCCATGACGCTCTGGGCGCGCTACGGCAGCCAGGTTCCGGCCAAGGTCGTGGCATGGAACCATATCGGCGGGTCGGCGCTGACCGTCCAGCCCGAAGTCAACGACGTCGCCGATCTGGCGGGCAAGACGGTGGCGATTCCGTTCTGGCACTCCATCCACAACGTCGTGCTCCAGTACCTGCTGCGCGAGAACGGCCTGACGGCGGTTGTGCGCAAGGGCGGCGGGGTCGGCCCGAAGGAAGTCAACCTGGTCGTGATGGCGCCGTCGGACATGCCGCCGGCGCTGGCGCAGAAGCAGATCGCCGGCTATATCGTGGCCGAGCCCTTCAACGCGGTGGCCGAGACCATGGGCATCGGCAAGGTGTTGCGTTTCACCGGCGACGTCTGGCGCGACCATGCCTGTTGCGTGGTGTTCATGCATGAGCGCGATCTGCAGGAGCGCCCGGTCTGGTCGCAAGGGGTGGTGAGCGCCATCGTCAAGGCCCAGGCCTGGATCCGGACGCATCGCGCCGAAACCGCGCAGTTGCTCTCCAAGGAAGGCGCCAACCGCTACACCCCGCATACCCTGGCCGCGCTGGACAAGGTGCTGGCGCCGCCCGCCTCCGACGAACAGTCCTATCTCGCCACGCGCGCCATCCGCCATCCGCAATGGGCGGAAAAGCGCATCGACTTCCAGCCCTATCCGTTTGCCAGCTATACCGAGGAACTGGTGCGGCGCCTGCAGGGCACGCTCATCGAAGGCGAGCATGGTTTCCTCGCCAGCCTCGATCCGGCCAAGGCGGCGCGGGACCTGGTCGACGATCGCTACGTGCGGCGCGCCATCGAGGAGAACGGCGGCGCGGCAGGCTTCGGGCTGCCGGCTTCGTACGAACGCAGCGAGGCCGTGCAGGCATGA
- a CDS encoding ABC transporter permease, whose translation MTSSRFGRPLSGPARAAWGAAGLLAILLAWWLGTEVLTPSASLGRRFGPSASFASLGHLLLSSDLPWHVLVSLRRVLVGLGLALLIGVPLGLAVGSLQRVEAALSPAMQFLRMISPLSWMPIAVMLFGVGDDPVYFLLTFAAVWPILLNTAAGVQQLDPRWLQLARSVAATRREVLFTVVLPGVLGNVLTGVRLAIGILWIVLVPCEMLGVSAGMGYFILDTRDRLAYSELMAMVLLIGLLGFLLDAAARSLYRLWRG comes from the coding sequence ATGACCTCCTCCCGTTTCGGCCGTCCGTTGAGCGGCCCGGCCCGCGCCGCGTGGGGGGCGGCCGGCTTGTTGGCGATCCTGCTGGCCTGGTGGCTCGGCACCGAGGTCCTGACGCCGAGCGCCAGCCTCGGCCGGCGTTTCGGTCCGAGCGCGAGCTTTGCCAGCCTGGGGCATCTGCTGCTGTCCTCGGACTTGCCCTGGCATGTCCTGGTCAGCCTGCGGCGCGTGCTGGTCGGCCTGGGACTGGCGTTGCTGATCGGCGTTCCGCTGGGGCTCGCGGTGGGCAGCCTGCAACGCGTCGAGGCGGCGCTTTCGCCCGCCATGCAGTTCCTGCGCATGATCTCGCCCTTGTCGTGGATGCCGATCGCCGTGATGCTGTTCGGCGTGGGCGACGATCCCGTGTACTTCCTGCTGACTTTCGCGGCCGTCTGGCCCATCCTGCTGAATACGGCGGCGGGGGTTCAGCAACTGGATCCGCGCTGGCTGCAGTTGGCGCGCAGCGTCGCCGCGACGCGCCGTGAAGTGCTGTTCACCGTCGTGCTTCCCGGCGTGTTGGGCAATGTGCTGACCGGGGTGCGCCTGGCCATCGGCATCCTGTGGATCGTGCTGGTGCCTTGCGAAATGCTGGGCGTTTCGGCCGGCATGGGCTACTTCATCCTCGATACGCGGGACCGGCTTGCGTACTCGGAACTGATGGCCATGGTCTTGCTGATCGGCCTGCTGGGCTTTCTCCTGGACGCGGCGGCGCGTTCGCTATACCGCTTGTGGAGGGGCTGA